DNA from Cottoperca gobio chromosome 4, fCotGob3.1, whole genome shotgun sequence:
ACCCAAACTTGGCCTCTCTGTGAGCCCACACCATCTTTGGTCAGAGACGTGGAGGTGATCCGCTGATGTGAACTTGAGTGTGACGGAGGGTCAGGGCCTCCCGGAGCTGTTTGCTCAGGGCAGGCCGATGTGCTGTAAGCCTGCAGGGCGTGCGGGACGGGCAGAGCTGCCGGTCGCCCCTGCAGGAGATGGCGAGGAGGAGAGAAATTCCACAGATCTGCAGACGGCCAGGAAAACCTGACTGCAAACTGTTAACCTCAGCAGCACCACGGCTGAACGTTGTGATCGGCAGGTCTGTGAGGCTGAGCCCGACTGTCTGAGACTCCCGGTCAACAAGTGTCAGAGCCAACAGGCGAGACTGCAGTGACACAAACTGCACATCTGTCCATACCGACTGCATCCACCCTGCACTGGATGAGGGTCAGAAaagtaactaacagatatcagcatgaagcttccccacttcatgacttacattaagacaactatttattgtattacaagttttctgaaatggtatgtttaaatatgcagatGTGGCATTAACTTATTACATTTGTGCTCATTTGCAAGAGAAAAGTGAACTTTAGATAAATCAGGTTCAACATGTTGTCGTCAAAGGTTTGTAcggattctggatctgtctttgtatcactccataaatcactgaatcctgtcaacacacagaactctgtgcatctcctgcatgtagtgagtgtagcgtgtataacatgagctgtgagtgacaggtgaacaaagccctctgcacaaagcttcagaatattactgaagtatttatacctgtactgaagtattactgtagtatttatacctgtactgaagtattactgtagtatttgtactgtattgaagtattactgtagtatttatatccgtactgaagtattactgaagtatttgtacttgtactgaagtattactgcaagtatttgtacttgtactgaaatattactgtagtatttgtactgaagtattactgtagtatttgtatttgtactgaagtattactgtagtatttgcacttttactgacgtattactgtagtatttgtacttatactgaagtattactgtagtatttgtacgtgtactgaagtattactgtagtatttgtattgaagtattactgtagtatttgtacttgtactgaagtattactgaagtatttatacctgtactgaagtattactgtagtatttatacctgtactgaagtattactgtagtatttgtactgtattgaagtattactgtagtatttatatccgtactgaagtattactgaagtatttgtacttgtactgaagtattactgcagtatttgtacttgtactgaaatattactgtagtatttgtactgaagtattactgtagtatttgtatttgtactgaagtattactgtagtatttgcacttttactgacgtattactgtagtatttgtacttatactgaagtattactgtagtatttgtacgtgtactgaagtattactgtagtatttgtattgaagtattactgtagtatttgtacttgtactgaagtattactgttgtatttatatttgtactgaagtattactgtagtatttgtatttgtactgaagtattactgtagtatttgtacttatactgaagtattactgtagtatttatactgtactgaagtattactgtagtatttgtacttgtactgaagtattactgttgtatttatacttgtactgaagtattactgtagtatttgtacttgtactgaagtattactgtagtatttgtacttgtactgaagttttactgtagtatttgtacttcactacaggacgactcctttgtttttacagctgaagtctaaactgactgtaagaagtttcctgaagctgaagtgagtgtttgtgaaacatgttgaacacacagtatctgtcacaccctgctctcccccccctccctcctcttcctgtaatgtggTGGAGCTTGttatcgcccccccccccctcccccctgctcATACACTTCCTGGTCCCTCCCCTGCAGATCTACAGCTGTGTGGATGGGTCTAACCAACAtggcgctgcacacacacagctgacaggctccactcgctgcacacacacatgctgttgaGATCGCAGCTCAAACTAGTTtcacttctcaggaagtgagactcacacagtcgctggcagtgaaggagaaatggcgcagaaaggagttcagctgGACCGCGAAACCTTCTcttgttccatctgtctggatctactgAAGGATCCGGTGGCTAttccctgtggacacagctactgcaagaactgtattcaaagcttctgggatggagaggacgagaagagaagccacagctgccctcagtgcaggcagaccttcacaccgaggcctgtcctggtGAAGAACACCATGTTAGCAGCtttagtggaggagctgaagaagactggactccaagctgctcctgctgatcactgctatgctggacctgaagatgtgggatgtgatttctgcactgggagaaaactgaaagccttcaagtcctgtgtgcagtgtgtggcctcttactgtgagaaacacctccagcGTCATTATGATGTggctccattaaagaaacacaagctggtggagccctcccagaagctccaggagaacatgtgctctcgtcacgatgaggtgatgaagatgttctgccgtactgatcagcagtgtatctgttatctctgctctgtggaggaacataaaggccacgacacagtctcagctgcagcagaaaggactgagaggcagagagagctcgaggggagtcgactaaacatccagcagagaatccaggacggagagaaagatgtgaagctgcttcagcagaaggtggaggtcatcaatcgctctgctgacagagcagtggaggacagtgagaagatgttcactcagctgatccgtctcatgcagaaaagaagctctgatgtgaagcagcagctcagatcgcagcaggaaagtgaagtgagtcgagtcaaagagcttcaggagaagctggagcaggagatcactgagctgaagaggaaagacgctgatctgaagcagctcgcacacacagaggaccacaaccagtttctacacaactacccctcactgtccccactcagtgagtctacactctcctccagcatcaacatccctctcagatactttgaggaagtgacagcggctgtgtcacaagtcacagatgaactccaggacgttctgagagagaagtggacaaacatctcacagactgggactgaagtggatgttttactgtcagcagagcccaagaccagagctggattcttaaagtattcacgtgacatcacactggatccaaacacagcacacacacatctgttatTATCTGAGGGGGACAGAAAAGTGACATTAATGAGTCAACAACAGTCTTATtctcatcacacagacagattcactgGATGGGATCAGGTGCTGAGTAGAGCGAGTCTGACTGGACgtagttactgggaggtggagtgGAGCGGGGGAGCAGTTGGTGTAGCAGTCGcatacaagaacatcagcagagcagggggggggcaTGAATGTGGATTTGGACACAATGATAAATCCTGGGCGTTATATTGTGACGATGAcagttatatattttatcacaACAATGTCCACACTCCCGTCTCAGGTCCTGTGTCCTCCAGACTCGGagtgtacctggatcacagagcaggtgttctgtccttctacagcgtctctgacaccatgactctcctgcacagagtccaccacacattctctcagccgctctacgctggagttggtttttattattctcttggagccactgctgagttctgtaaactcaagtagacagaagtaaatctctggttctccttcagggagtcttcttctctcagtgagtaaactaacccccccgcactaagtgacatgttctatgtttcatattatattccagatgatcagctgtacaatgaacctgaataataatcacaatataagtgcaggaggtttgtgtgacaccaggatgaagtgtgagcagatagtttcctgtgaatgttgatcacagatcacatttactttgaacacaatgttcttgtaatgttaacagtgaagttgaacatgaccctcatcctgggtggggtttgtattaaacatgttaagactaaaaagacttcttcctttaaaatgaatgtgaacgtgtgatttaagggaagcggcttcagctctgtgtttaaactctgaaacgtatttcgtctccgtgtttgtgccgacggctgattgttgtggcgtttgttcagctgtcactcaaacattgtgggcggtgcttgacgtcatcagtgattgtgtaatgtgggactttgtttaggtggagctgctccctctgtctgtggagccatggaggctctcactgctcatcatgttgctgtctctgcatcaacatgtccactcaatgtttgatgaatatttgtgttgatgtatttctatcttgtttctcttccactgcatgtgttcagagaggaagcagcagcttcatcctggacactttgttctgttaGAAAGACGTCTAGAAGCACATtgatgtgttgctgttgttatgaGGGCTTATAGAAGTGTACTTATCCTGATCATAATCCATCAGCAGAGGATTCATTCTTGTCTTTCACATGCTGACATTGTGCTCAAAGTGAACGtgtacatgaagtcattgaactttactgatgtgagaacaaagtgcagcttcacatgatgaataaacaaacatcaagtcttttcttcttgtcttcattcCAGGGTATCAAACAAAGCTGACGGAGACAACGTGAAGCTGATCTGAGACAATAACTGAGCAAagcatgtgtaaatgtgttctgacatgtttaaatatgtacatgaggcattatgtaatgtaactgttgctGAGTTTAggacacatctacacacacacaaagttagaaacagaaactctggatgtgattctgatgttttctttacactcgTCTGACAGAAGACGAGTTCTGAATGCAAAATGGATCAGTGCATTAATAAAGAACGATGATTTTTCCGGTATCGTGTCGCCTTAAATTAAAGCTGTATCATTACATCACCTGAAAACGTCCGGATGTCTTTTCCTCCACAGTCGTACATTTGTAAACTGTGACTCAATTTCATAATAAACTTCTGTGAGTTTGTTCACATAGTCTGAGTTCATTGTGATAGATCTGACACTGTTCATACAAACCTCCATCATTCAGatcatatttaacacatttagacAATTATGATTTCACACATCAGCTGCATGAGAGGacacataataacataataatgtaTCAACTCTGACTAATCCTCCAATGAAGTCCTGCTGGTTAATCACTCGTTCACATCTGTAGTTTCTGGGCAGGAAACAGAGAATCTGAAGAAGATTAACACTGTAGTATCAAAACATAATTACAAGACATATTCACTGGataacagaaacatttcaaacaagaTTTCACAACATTAAAGTTGGGAAAATGCAATTTGCATTCTTTTTTAAGTGTGTTAAATCACCATCCACCGCCTAAGAGGCAACACAATGTCCTACCGATgaaagtattgcaatatttatatatttgcagtattacaaacTGGGTGTCTGTGGTGACATACTCGGAAAACAATGCTGTATACACAAGAAATCTTCAAACTCAATCTTCATTtcgatctcaactacacacctgctAAGTTTTGTGACTTCATCTTGCAAGGTTGCAACTTTAAGATCCTCCGCCTGCGTTCCAACAGACACACTACCACACTGCTTAGTTTGCTAAGAAAAAGATTTAGTACGTCCCAATACATAGTATGAtaaataccaggatgtcctgCTGCACCCGGTCGCATTCCGCAGTCTGCaagccagcatgcttttctggctatgctgacccacaatcctttgcacagggGACATCTGATCGAGAGGGTCAATGTTAGATGAAGAAGTATGTTCTAATtgtgtgcatactgtatgtaacagtGCATACTTTGTAAGGGAagctgaagtattattgtagtatttgtactgtattgaagtattactgtagtatttatatccgtactgaagtattactgaagtatttgtacttgtactgaagtattactgtagtatttatatccgtactgaagtattactgaagtatttgtacttgtactgaagtattactgtagtatttatatccgtactgaagtattactgaagtatttgtacatgtactgaagtattactgtagtatttgtacttgtactgaaatattactgtagtatttgtactgaagtattactgtagtatttatacttatactgaagtattactgtagtatgtatatccgtactgaagtattactgtagtatttgaactgtattgaagtattaccgtagtatttgtaaatgtactgaaatattactgtagtatgtatacttgtactgaagtattactgtagtatttgtacttttactgaagtattactgtagtatttatacttgtactgaagtattactgtagtatttgtacttatactgaagtattactgtagtatttgtactgtattgaagtattaccgtagtatttgtaaatgtactgaaatattactgtagtatttgtacttctactgaagtattactgtagtatttgtactgtattgaagtattaccgtagtatttgtaaatgtactgaaatattactgtagtatttgtacttctactgaagtattactgtagtatttgtacttttactgaagtattactgtagtatttatacttgtactgaagtattactgtagtacttgaacttgtaatgaagtattactgaagtatttgtactgtactgaagtattaatgtagtatttgtacttctactgaagtattactgtagtatttgtacttttactgaagtattactgtagtatttgtactgtactgaagtattactgtggtatttctacttctactgaagtattactgtagtatttgtacttgtactgaagtattactgtagtatttgtacttctactgaagtattactgtagtatttgtactgtactgaagtattactgtagtatgtgtatttgtgctaaagtattactgtagtagttgtaattgtactgaagtattactgtagtatttgtacttctactgaagtattactgtagtatttatacctgtactgaagtattactggagtatatatacctgtactgaagtattactgtagtacatatacctgtactgaagtattactgtagtatgtatgcttgtactgaagtattactgtagtatttgtacttctactgaagtattactgtagtatttatacctgtactgaagtattactggagtatataaacctgtactgaagtattactgtagtacatatacctgtactgaagtattactgtagtatatatacatgtactgaagtattactgtagtatttatacctgtactgaactattactgtagtatatatacctgtactgaagtattactgtagtatttataactgtactgaagtattactgtagtatgtatgcTTGTACTGaggtattactgtagtatttatatccgtactgaagtattactgtagtatttatacttgtactgaaatattattgcagtatttatacctgtactgaagtattactgtagtatttgtacaaaagtattactgtagtatttgtacttgtactgaagcattactgtcgtatttatacttgtactgaagtgttactgtagtatttataatgtactgaaatattactgtagtgtttgtacttgtactgaagtattactgtagtatgtatacttgtactgaagtattactgtagtatttgtacttgtactgatgtatcactgtagtatttatacttgtactgaagtattactgtagtatgtatacttgtactgaagtgttactgcagtatttatacttgtacggaagtattactgtagtatttgtacttgtactgaagtattactgtagtatttgtactgtactgaagtattactgtagtgtttgcacttgtactgaaatattactgtagtatttatacttttactgacGTATGACtctagtatttatacttgtactgaagtattactgtagtatttatacttgtactgaagtatttgtactgtacttaagtcttactgtagtatttatacttgcactgaagtattactgtagtatttatacttgtactgaagtattactctagtatttgtacttgtactgaagtattactgtagtatttgtacttgtactgaagtattactgtagtatttatacttgtactgaagtattactgtagtatttatacttgtactgaagtatcaCTGTAGTAtatatacttgtactgaagtattactgtagtatttctacTTGTACTCAAGTAtttctgtagtatttgtactgtactgaagtatttctgtcgtatttatacttgtactgaagtattaatgtagtatgtatacttgtactgaagtattactgtagtatttgtacttgtactgaagtattccTGTAgtgtttatacttgtactgaaatattactgtagtatgtgtatttgtactgaagcatCACAGTAGTATTTAGACTtcgactgaagtattactgtagtatttatacttgtactgaagtattactgtagtgtttgtacttgtactgacgtattactgtagtatttgtacttctactgaagtattactgtagtatgtatgcTTGTACTGATGTATTACTGAAGTATCTGTACTTGTACTGACGTATTACTGTCGTATTTATACTTGtatgaagtattactgtagtacttgtactgaagcattactgtagtatttgtacttgtactgaagtattaatgtagtatttgtacttgtactgaattattactgtagtatttatacttgtactgaagtattactgtagtatttgtacttgtactgaagtattactgtagtatttgtacttgtactgaagtattaatgtagtatttgtacttgtactgaagtattactgtagtatttatatccgtactgaagtattactgaagtatttgtacttgtactgaagtattactgtagtatttatatccgtactgaagtattactgaagtatttgtacatgtactgaagtattactgtagtatttgtacttgtactgaaatattactgtagtatttgtactgaagtattactgtagtatttatacttatactgaagtattactgtagtatgtatatccgtactgaagtattactgtagtatttgaactgtattgaagtattaccgtagtatttgtaaatgtactgaaatattactgtagtatgtatacttgtactgaagtattactgtagtatttgtacttttactgaagtattactgtagtatttatacttgtactgaagtattactgtagtatttgtacttatactgaagtattactgtagtatttgtactgtattgaagtattaccgtagtatttgtaaatgtactgaaatattactgtagtatttgtacttctactgaagtattactgtagtatttgtacttttactgaagtattactgtagtatttatacttgtactgaagtattactgtagtacttgaacttgtaatgaagtattactgaagtatttgtactgtactgaagtattaatgtagtatttgtacttctactgaagtattactgtagtatttgtacttttactgaagtattactgtagtatttgtactgtactgaagtattactgtggtatttctacttctactgaagtattactgtagtatttgtacttgtactgaagtattactgtagtatttgtacttctactgaagtattactgtagtatttgtactgtactgaagtattactgtagtatgtgtatttgtgctaaagtattactgtagtagttgtaattgtactgaagtattactg
Protein-coding regions in this window:
- the LOC115006723 gene encoding tripartite motif-containing protein 16-like → MAQKGVQLDRETFSCSICLDLLKDPVAIPCGHSYCKNCIQSFWDGEDEKRSHSCPQCRQTFTPRPVLVKNTMLAALVEELKKTGLQAAPADHCYAGPEDVGCDFCTGRKLKAFKSCVQCVASYCEKHLQRHYDVAPLKKHKLVEPSQKLQENMCSRHDEVMKMFCRTDQQCICYLCSVEEHKGHDTVSAAAERTERQRELEGSRLNIQQRIQDGEKDVKLLQQKVEVINRSADRAVEDSEKMFTQLIRLMQKRSSDVKQQLRSQQESEVSRVKELQEKLEQEITELKRKDADLKQLAHTEDHNQFLHNYPSLSPLSESTLSSSINIPLRYFEEVTAAVSQVTDELQDVLREKWTNISQTGTEVDVLLSAEPKTRAGFLKYSRDITLDPNTAHTHLLLSEGDRKVTLMSQQQSYSHHTDRFTGWDQVLSRASLTGRSYWEVEWSGGAVGVAVAYKNISRAGGGHECGFGHNDKSWALYCDDDSYIFYHNNVHTPVSGPVSSRLGVYLDHRAGVLSFYSVSDTMTLLHRVHHTFSQPLYAGVGFYYSLGATAEFCKLK